In the genome of Pelagibacterium nitratireducens, one region contains:
- the pdxA gene encoding 4-hydroxythreonine-4-phosphate dehydrogenase PdxA, with product MGEPAGIGPDLILQLYADRRSLGLPVFAVYGHAGFLAARADRLGLDIEIRAVAPQDTTATFESALPVIDIAGDVGDTPGEPDPNTAPVVVGAIAQAVEAVRTGIFRGMVTAPIHKAALYGAGFEYPGHTEFLAALCAEDDAVPLPVMMLAHDDLRTVPLTIHIPLAEVPGQITHELILETIRVIARDLSARFGIAKPSIGVAGLNPHAGEDGMIGSEEVDTIIPALAALRREGIDVFGPLSADTLFYPPHWRNYDCVVAMYHDQALIPIKTVAFDAGVNVTLGLPIVRTSPDHGTAFSLAGTGKASHNSMLAAIRLADAIS from the coding sequence ATGGGCGAACCGGCCGGTATCGGTCCCGACCTGATCCTGCAACTCTACGCCGACCGGCGGTCCCTCGGGCTGCCGGTCTTTGCCGTTTACGGGCATGCCGGGTTCCTCGCGGCGCGAGCCGATCGGCTGGGCCTCGATATCGAAATCAGGGCGGTGGCGCCCCAAGATACGACGGCGACTTTCGAGAGCGCCCTGCCGGTGATCGATATTGCCGGGGACGTCGGGGACACGCCCGGCGAGCCTGATCCCAACACGGCGCCGGTTGTGGTGGGGGCCATTGCCCAGGCCGTCGAGGCCGTGCGGACCGGGATATTCCGTGGGATGGTTACGGCGCCCATCCACAAGGCGGCACTTTATGGGGCGGGGTTCGAATATCCCGGCCATACCGAGTTTCTGGCGGCGCTCTGTGCCGAGGACGATGCCGTCCCCCTGCCCGTGATGATGCTTGCCCATGACGATCTGCGCACGGTGCCGCTGACCATTCACATTCCGCTGGCCGAGGTTCCGGGACAGATCACGCACGAATTGATCCTTGAAACGATCCGGGTGATCGCGCGCGATCTTTCGGCGCGGTTCGGCATTGCCAAGCCCAGCATCGGGGTGGCGGGGCTCAACCCGCATGCGGGGGAAGACGGGATGATCGGGAGCGAAGAGGTCGATACGATCATTCCGGCACTGGCCGCCCTGCGCCGGGAGGGAATCGACGTGTTCGGACCGCTTTCCGCCGATACGCTTTTCTATCCACCGCACTGGCGCAATTATGATTGCGTGGTGGCGATGTATCACGATCAGGCGCTGATCCCGATCAAGACCGTGGCGTTCGATGCGGGGGTCAATGTGACGCTCGGGCTGCCGATCGTGCGCACATCGCCCGACCATGGCACTGCGTTCTCGCTGGCGGGCACGGGCAAGGCTTCGCACAATTCCATGCTGGCGGCGATACGGTTGGCGGACGCGATTTCATGA